The following proteins come from a genomic window of Penaeus monodon isolate SGIC_2016 chromosome 22, NSTDA_Pmon_1, whole genome shotgun sequence:
- the LOC119586801 gene encoding uncharacterized protein LOC119586801 (The sequence of the model RefSeq protein was modified relative to this genomic sequence to represent the inferred CDS: added 172 bases not found in genome assembly): MPQGSGDVEGDGDAGTATPASENTMESGTGEDATEHTTEVSTQNETEDTTDPSGGIYESAVGKEDGVTILPVGTVTSVNLVSSATENGTAVAVSPSEAVATLSSSGIESSMSVVSLPLKPTPVTTPLPIETTSVLPSLQVTPPSPADCFSPLPGPVQTPTVSPSFATAPPNVDKDTEDTVLSLDSGNGTKETEAGSTVTTSSSETSVETSTNSSTEIGDSSFPSLEPSAGATSDIPDTSPTTFTLSTPTYDSFNITVSTLTPSVGETLGTRPSDYLSSTPSSVTELTLPQSSISAPPLISSPESSQITEHSTSVTSASSKATTTTSVTPTETPTTTATTTSAATRTTTTSAADIIKIMITTAATKPSSTETKTPPTTTQSPQITATTELTTGVQPSPPSPSNNATVPLDQRYWVRTVLEGPPASDDPQLYWASMEALLTDAYREAYRRSANKINREMKMKTRASNQTSKDTKEPAIDPTTSNPYENYTTITARVRRHAPEITTPLPPLRRRRRRKRDIHAGKRIYDMSPGLMRRKAMAVLSDDEKAPNNRQGSKPTHNLPPDAKSSTRPLRKNLHLWSIRKKTSLERLEMGLNRRKRTTAENVKVRLHNVTYDNVTDTTELIYTVFDDEEPILAREAVANMSNVDDMEMAIMLDQVVVVKAEEYLRAPPMPQKGELVYWIIGGVIGAVMLVVFVVWLGAFVYKRHKREREILQPDSQAATPRSHLSANAYMGHLNLAYAGSREEKLDAAPVPSTSQFPGDELGGSSPGGSHDQLVIRDKKDHSRHSSMDEMEDDESHEDSPREEADFETTEEEVPDGRRPKSSVPWRRPGRRVGTEEAEEPVYSSPNPANIQYQPSHSNYSRYDTTHSDLTSSDPRYDPASQLMANMLQGAAEFTRKDQGSIFLPPPLLPPPQGFDRNQEAQFIPGTSLPRFLPPPRPAKSVSLTKAPPEGYGQGTPSQIQSYDYDPEAPPIPPRNYTREEAGLPPLREASQSPLRPSTKDAQVEARIDNETGGSSSSGEQELARRASTTSSQASDAGSSDGTAPNVRRLRRRFHDLLDDAFSLLNGQRHGDKVTPLTTPTQGRRGRVRSAAFLQRGRHSDVPEEQRAAGGEDGRPWSVAAVHASPSWREPQLVGVIPLEESRNPVSAWGDGAGRASGGRPSSAHTTTAAGRPSSSGRPSSARPSSGRPGSGRPGSGRSARSITPVNMPPNSPDRLALNLAGVHGSSEALDPDTGLRVSDPAVPLIRAIKEELKRFKSTISTESSNA; the protein is encoded by the exons atgccacaaggcagtggtgatgtagagggtgatggtgatgctggAACTGCCACTCCTGCATCAGAAAATACGATGGAAAGTGGAACTGGAGAAGATGCAACGGAGCATACAACAGAAGTTTCAACACAAAATGAAACAGAAGACACAACAGACCCCAGTGGTGGAATCTACGAATCTGCAGTAGGAAAAGAAGATGGTGTCACCATCCTACCCGTTGGCACTGTCACCTCCGTTAACTTGGTGTCCAGTGCCACCGAAAACGGAACTGCGGTTGCTGTCTCGCCCTCTGAGGCAGTGGCGACCCTGTCCTCGTCCGGGATCGAGTCGTCCATGTCTGTAGTCTCTCTGCCACTCAAGCCGACGCCGGTGACGACTCCGCTGCCTATTGAGACGACCAGCGTGTTGCCGAGTCTGCAGGTTACACCCCCTTCCCCAGCAGAttgtttctcccctctcccaggGCCAGTCCAGACGCCAACGGTCTCCCCAAGCTTCGCCACGGCCCCACCCAACGTCGATAAGGACACTGAGGACACTGTGCTATCTCTCGACAGTGGCAATGGCACCAAGGAGACGGAGGCAGGATCTACCGTAACTACTTCCTCTTCCGAAACTTCTGTTGAGACGTCGACCAACTCATCGACTGAGATCGGAGATTCGTCTTTCCCTTCGCTTGAACCTTCGGCAGGAGCAACGTCTGACATTCCCGACACAAGTCCTACGACGTTCACCCTCTCGACACCCACGTATGATTCCTTTAATATTACAGTGTCGACACTTACGCCATCGGTTGGCGAGACGCTGGGAACCAGACCCTCTGACTACTTATCATCAACTCCTTCGTCAGTGACTGAACTAACTCTGCCACAGAGTTCGATATCCGCACCACCGTTGATTTCGTCACCAGAGAGTTCTCAGATCACAGAGCATTCCACGTCAGTGA GCAGCAACAAAGCCATCATCAACCGAGACCAAGACACCTCCGACAACAACGCAAAGCCCCCAAATAACCGCAACAACAGAGTTGACGACGGGCGTGCAACCCAGCCCGCCGAGCCCAAGTAACAACGCCACGGTGCCCTTAGACCAGAGGTATTGGGTCAGGACAGTCCTGGAAGGTCCCCCAGCCAGTGACGACCCACAGCTCTATTGGGCAAGCATGGAGGCATTATTAACAGATGCCTACAGAGAAGCTTATCGACGGAGCGCAAACAAGATAAATcgagagatgaaaatgaaaacgaggGCTTCGAACCAAACGTCCAAAGATACAAAAGAGCCCGCCATCGACCCCACGACAAGCAACCCGTACGAGAACTACACCACGATCACAGCCCGGGTGAGGAGGCATGCTCCAGAGATCACGACTCCTTTGCCTCCTCTGAGACGCCGTCGCCGCAGGAAGCGTGACATTCATGCGGGCAAGAGAATCTATGACATGTCTCCAGGGCTTATGCGAAGAAAGGCCATGGCAGTCCTCAGCGATGACGAAAAGGCACCAAACAATCGTCAAGGTTCTAAACCAACCCACAATTTGCCTCCAGATGCGAAATCCTCTACACGGCCTCTGAGAAAGAACTTACACCTGTGGTCGATACGTAAGAAAACATCGCTCGAGCGCCTCGAGATGGGCCTCAACAGAAGGAAGCGGACCACGGCTGAGAACGTGAAGGTACGACTCCATAACGTGACGTACGACAATGTGACAGACACGACAGAGTTAATATACACTGTATTCGACGACGAGGAACCCATCCTCGCCCGCGAGGCCGTCGCGAACATGTCGAACGTCGATGATATGGAGATGGCGATCATGCTCGACCAGGTTGTGGTGGTCAAAGCTGAAG AATACCTGCGGGCGCCCCCGATGCCGCAGAAGGGCGAGCTGGTCTACTGGATCATCGGCGGCGTGATCGGGGCGGTAATGCTGGTGGTGTTCGTGGTGTGGCTCGGCGCCTTCGTGTACAAGAGacacaagagggagagggagatcctTCAGCCGGATTCTCAG GCAGCGACCCCGAGAAGTCATTTGAGTGCCAATGCGTACATGGGTCACCTCAACCTAGCCTATGCGGGCAGCAGAGAGGAGAAG CTGGACGCCGCGCCTGTCCCTTCGACGTCTCAGTTTCCAGGAGACGAGCTGGGTGGCTCCTCTCCCGGAGGATCCCATGATCAGCTGGTCATCCGAGACAAAAAAG ATCACTCAAGACATTCTTCCATGGACGAAATGGAAGACGATGAGTCTCACGAAGACTCTCCCAGGGAGGAGGCGGACTTCGAAACCACAGAAGAGGAG GTGCCCGACGGCCGGCGCCCGAAGAGCAGTGTCCCCTGGAGGCGGCCCGGCCGGCGCGTGGGCACGGAGGAAGCCGAGGAGCCCGTCTACAGCTCGCCCAACCCCGCCAACATCCAGTACCAGCCGTCGCACTCCAACTACTCCCGCTACGACACGACCCACTCCGACTTGACCTCCAGCGACCCCCGCTACGACCCCGCCTCGCAGCTGATGGCCAACATGCTCCAGGGCGCCGCCGAGTTCACGCGCAAGGACCAAGGCTCGATCTTCTTACCCCCGCCCCTCCTTCCGCCGCCCCAGGGATTCGACAGGAACCAGGAGGCGCAGTTCATTCCGGGGACG CGCAAAGAGCGTCTCTCTCACCAAGGCTCCTCCCGAAGGATACGGCCAAGGTACCCCGTCTCAGATCCAGTCCTACGACTACGATCCTGAGGCGCCGCCCATCCCGCCGAGGAACTACACCAGGGAGGAGGCAGGACTTCCACCTTTGAGGGAGGCCTCGCAGTCCCCCCTCCGGCCGTCGACGAAGGACGCGCAGGTGGAGGCTCGAATCGACAACGAGACGGGAGGATCATCTTCGTCAGGAGAG caGGAGCTCGCGCGCCGCGCCTCAACCACCTCTTCGCAGGCCTCGGACGCGGGGAGCTCCGACGGCACGGCGCCCAACGTACGTCGTCTGCGGCGCCGCTTCCACGACCTGCTGGACGACGCCTTTTCTCTGCTCAATGGTCAACGACACGGGGATAAGGTCACACCTCTCACGACCCCCACGCAAGGGCGCAGAGGTCGCGTGAGGTCAGCTGCTTTCTTACAGAG GGGCCGCCATTCAGACGTGCCAGAGGAGCAGAGGGCCGCAGGAGGGGAGGACGGTCGCCCTTGGTCAGTCGCCGCCGTCCACGCGTCGCCGTCCTGGAGAGAACCACAG CTGGTGGGCGTGATCCCTCTGGAGGAGAGCAGGAACCCGGTGTCCGCGTGGGGGGACGGGGCGGGCCGAGCGAGTGGCGGACGACCCTCCAGTGCCCACACGACGACCGCGGCCGGACGACCCTCGAGCAGCGGACGACCCTCAAGTGCTAGGCCGAGTAGCGGACGACCCGGCAGCGGACGACCCGGCAGCGGTCGAAGCGCCCGGAGCATAACGCCGGTCAACATGCCGCCGAACAGCCCCGACCGACTCGCTCTAAATCTGGCGG